Proteins encoded in a region of the Zea mays cultivar B73 chromosome 4, Zm-B73-REFERENCE-NAM-5.0, whole genome shotgun sequence genome:
- the LOC100283652 gene encoding gibberellin receptor GID1L2 yields the protein MASSKPLFPFPVPAPDPSDEVVREFGPLLRVYKSGRIERPLVAPPVEPGHDAATGVQSKDVHLGSYSARLYLPPVADAGAKLPVVVFVHGGGFVAESAASPNYHLFLNRLAAACPALAVSVDYRLAPEHPLPAGYDDCLAALKWVLSAADPWVAAHGDLARVFVAGDSAGGNVCHYLAIHPDVVQAQQQGCPPPLKGAVLIHPWFWGSEAVGEEPRDPAVRTMGAGLWFFACPDANSMEDPRMNPMAPAAPGLHTLACERVMVCTAEGDFLRWRGRAYAEAVAAARGGRLGQAAGVELLETMGEGHVFFLFKPDCDKAKEMLDKMAAFINAP from the coding sequence ATGGCGTCGTCCAAGCCTTTATTCCCCTTCCCCGTCCCCGCCCCCGACCCGTCCGACGAGGTCGTGCGCGAGTTCGGCCCGCTGCTCCGGGTCTACAAGAGCGGCCGCATCGAGCGGCCCCTGGTGGCTCCGCCCGTGGAGCCTGGCCACGACGCCGCCACGGGGGTCCAATCCAAGGACGTCCACCTCGGCTCCTACTCGGCCCGCCTCTACCTGCCCCCCGTGGCCGACGCCGGTGCCAAGCTGCCCGTCGTCGTGTTCGTGCACGGCGGCGGCTTCGTGGCCGAGTCCGCCGCCTCGCCCAACTACCACCTCTTCCTCAACAGGCTCGCCGCCGCCTGCCCCGCGCTCGCGGTCTCCGTCGACTACCGCCTGGCGCCCGAGCACCCGCTCCCGGCGGGGTACGACGACTGCCTCGCCGCGCTCAAGTGGGTGCTTTCCGCCGCCGACCCCTGGGTCGCCGCCCACGGGGATCTCGCGCGCGTCTTCGTCGCCGGGGACAGCGCCGGCGGCAACGTCTGCCACTACCTCGCCATCCACCCGGACGTCGTCCAGGCGCAGCAGCAGGGCTGCCCGCCGCCGCTCAAGGGCGCCGTGCTCATCCACCCCTGGTTCTGGGGCTCCGAGGCCGTGGGCGAGGAGCCCAGGGACCCCGCCGTGCGCACCATGGGCGCCGGACTCTGGTTCTTCGCGTGCCCCGATGCTAATAGCATGGAAGACCCGCGGATGAACCCCATGGCGCCCGCCGCACCGGGACTCCACACGCTGGCGTGTGAGCGCGTCATGGTGTGTACCGCGGAGGGCGACTTCCTCAGGTGGCGCGGCCGCGCGTACGCCGAGGCGGTGGCCGCGGCGAGGGGAGGCCGCCTGGGGCAGGCCGCCGGCGTCGAGCtgctggagaccatgggagagggccatgtcttcttcctcttcaaaCCCGACTGCGACAAGGCCAAGGAGATGCTGGACAAGATGGCGGCTTTCATCAATGCGCCGTGA